The window CCAATGTCAAATAAGTAATCTTTAACTCTCCCATCAAGAGTACATATTTCTCACATGTATTGGTTGAATTCCTCTGTATGCTTTAGCCCTAGCAAAAAATAAGGGCCTTATTTTCTTTTGGCTCTTCTTGAACCTCAACTTTATGTTGTTCCATAGATGGAATATGCATACACAATGAGGCACTTCTGGATACACAACTGATGTTGCCTTCAAAATGCTTTCATGCCTGTCAGATACGATGCACATTCCTTCCCTTATACCATATGTTTCTCGCAAATTCCGGAAGAGCCACTCCCATGATGTATCATTCTCCGAATTAACCACAACATACGCGAGCGGAAATATTTTACCTTATTGAACATCACAAAAATTAACTTTATTTAAAACGTAAATTATACAACATATCAAATACGATAAAGAAGATTTGTTGGATAAAAACGAGGATATGATAAATTATACATGATTTATACTAAAAAAACTACATGTTAAAGCTGTgataccatcaaaatattcagatTATTTAGGGTATAATTTATACACAGTTATGCATCACGTGTAATTATACATGAAATTATTTCTACCTATGAATGTTTACTTCAACTCACCTGCTGCATCTTGTGTGCAGGCCGTCAGTAAGGTCCCTCTGTATGTTGATTTTAGAAAGCTACCATCGACAACAACATTAGGCATGCAATACTCTCATCCTTTAATTGATGAGTAGAGTGTTACATATACATAAAAGAAGCACCCGTCGTGTGACCTTTCCAACCTTGTCACTGACCCAGGATTTGTATGCATTAACATATACAAAAACCTTGGCAACTTATTATACGAATCGCTTGGTTTACCTCTCAACAGTTCAAAAGCTTTTTCCCTCGACCTCCATGCTTTCATATAGTTCAAATCAACTCCATAATCCCTCTTGAGGCCACCTTGTATTTCTGCTGGAGTATACTCCAACTTTGGATCATCTAGCTTGTTCATTATCAAATTTCCAACAAGATTAGAGGTAGTCTGCCGCTGTGAAAATAATCTGGAATTATTTCCATATGTGTGAACTTTTTCAAACTTTCTCACCTTAAATATATTCGAGGTGTTTAGGCTTGATGCCTTAAGATTCCATGAGCATTGATCATCCACACATACAAGATAATACCTGTAGTATAAATACATTAATTACTTTTTTGgtttcaaatataaaaattaattctcTAACTGGGTAAAAAACTCGAATGTATTAACTCACAGCACGTATAAATCATACACATACCATTTCATGTATAATCCGTGCATATAATCTAAAGCATCGGTTTAATCTTTTTACCCAAATATTATACTAAATTTATACCATTTAATTGTGTTATATGGGAATATAGCGTTGCTAAATACTAAATTTACAAGACATGAAGTTCACTTGATACAATTATCTATCTACATGTATCTTCAGCCGACCATATCAAACATATATTCAGTGACATGAAGttcacttgaaatttttatttgaaCGATCAACCTTGAACTGGAACTTCTCTCGGATTGCAAGATGTTTCATGACGTTTTGCAGTATATCCTTGTTTTTGTACAGCTGTCCTTCATTAACTTCTTGATGTGTACTGATTCCGATTACACACTCTTCATCGATCTGCATAACATCATAGCCCTCTTTGTTTCCGGAATTAATCCATTCAACCGTTTTCAGATTGTCAACCATTGACAAATTCTGAAAAAGATTGGAGTTTGCCTTGTTAACAACTGGATTCGCGCATATATCATCGTTACCCTGCTCTTTAAATGTTATACACAATGGATAATCAGTGAAAGATAAATTTTTGCTTTTCAACTCCATGTACAAGCCCAAACTCCTGTCGTCGTATATTTTCATCGGTGGAAAATGCTCTTTCACGGAATATCCAATATCCATCATATCAATTTGTGCGTCTGACTCCAAGTATCTTTGATATCTCCGAACAATCGATTTAAAATCCCATTCCATATTGATCAACACCCCATCGACGCTAAAATTCTTAAATATGTGTTGCATATCCCATTCACCGCTATGTTGAACCAAAAATGTGATTCTGTTATCCATGGCAGAAGAAGTATACATGATCTTTCAGTTGTTTGCTTCCAATTATGTGGTTCCCATCTCTTTATATAATAATACTATATGGCATATGGAATATTCGGAATACGTCAGTTACGACTAAGAAGATTGGCTGACAGTAATAACTAATTATCTTAATTAAGTAGAAGTATGTAACTGAAACCATTTAAGATGCGTGATTGAAGTTACCATGTTTAAGGGGTTTTGGCTATGGATATaaatattttcttgccttatgtGTAAAAGACCTAATGCTGCTATATGTGCGCAAATTTTCCTACAATTTTGCCTAGTTATGTTTTTTGCTCGATCAAAAATAGTATTCTGATGATAAAAATTGAGACTCGGTTTACAAGCCTTCACATCTCGTGCAAAGGACAAGAGGTGGTGTGTAGTCTAATCCAAGAAAGGTTTCAAACACAACTTCTTTAACAAACAGAGGAGCAAAAGTGGAATGTAAGCATCAAACTTCTGAAGTCTGAACAACCAGTAGTGAAAAAGGTTACATCTCAGCTAATTTCTTGAACAAAGGTCCTTAAGAAAATTCAGTAAATCAGTAGATACTGCAACAGTTAAAGGGCAAGTTATGTTAACAATAATTCCATTATTAAGAATTCCATCAGAAAGTTATTCGCATTCTCATGCATAAGCAGCATATCATGGAAGCCgataaaatttctatctttacaaacAATCCAAATCCAAACACACCAAGGAGGGGGGAGGCCAGAAGGAGTTTCACAAGGAGAATGGCTTCGCATACACATCGAATGGCTGGCAAGCTGTTAACTGGGGCTCCTGGAAAAAGTGTGACATAAAAGAGAAAAGGTCAAGAACTATGTTTGAATTCTATAATTCAGGAACTAAGGTAAAAGAATGCATTACACTTTAGTAGTACATTAATTAAATATGCTGAAGTTACCTGACTAAAGCCTCCACCCATACCGGCACTACCACCTGTCAAAAGCATGGAAATGAGAGATGTGACAGCACCGCCACCAAAGTCACCCCCTGAACTTCCGGCTTGCCGAATGGCATTTCGCATTGCGGTCAATATACTTCCGTATGTGGTTCCATGACCGCGCTCAATTGCTTGAATGAAACAGAAAGTCATAGCACCCGTTGAAGTTACTTTTGAAAGAGCCTGCAGATCAAAGTCATTAGGTGTCTCCTAATAATTTCTACTTAAATCGAAATAAGATTAATCAAACTTACAGATGTATCAGCAGAAGTTTGATTATCATCACAACCACTAAAAGAGATTACTTCACCACCATTAGTTCCTTTCCAAATACCAGAACGAGGACGATGGTCTTCCCACACATATTGTCCGCTCCTATTTCCAGGAAGTTAAAAGAATAAGCATTATCGTAAAAAAGAGTGGAATCTAAAAAGCTGAAGATAACTGATGGTTAAGGGGAATAATAATCATTAGAATGGTCAAGTAGTTGATATGACttctaaaaaaagagaaaagcatAAAACATTTTCAGTGATGATAATCCCAATAGTGGCggttttagaatttttaaatcatGGGTGCTTAACTATTTTTCATCTCAAAATTGCTACTAAGACTGGGTGCTCAGTTAATATATTTGTATAAATTTTCTagtttttataataaataatagtgTTTGGTTCTGTAAGTAATCACCCATAACTTATAATGTAGATCTGCCTATGATCCCAAGATGTCTTATAAATCAAAACAGTAACATAGTGCACCATATGTATTGCCTAACTTCATGATATTTGTAAATTTTTCTGTTCAGTCAAATCAATTAAACTCGAACTGAAAAATCGTTCATGACATGGAACATATCATTCCTCAAATGTCAGAAGAACTTATCAGTGAGACAGCTCTCATTTATCTGCCCCAACCTTAGATGAAACAGAACAACATATACTTCCGTAACCTTTGATCCAGTTAGGTTCTCATAGGTGTCACATGAATACCCATTAAGCATATTTCACGAAATTCAACCTCTTGTACATCCAGTTACTCTTAAATGTTTCAAACAATAGACAGCAACTTCTACCAAAGAAAGATACCACAAAGTACTAAGGAGCAGTGACCTACCTACTCATTCTGCAAAGAAATGGCAGGTCTAGAACGGTTCCACTGTGGCAAGCATCTATTATTGCATGAAGCTTTACACCATGAGGAAGAGGCTTGACAATTGTCGCATTGATTTCATCATCAACAATCATACCCTGAGTTTCGAAGTCCAGGGGACATAAAGTTTCATCATATCCATCCACTTCATCTCCATTGTAATTCCTTTGCCTTGAGCCATGACCAGAATAATGAAATAGCAGCGAGTCTCCCGGTTGGCAACCTTGTACAAGCCAATATAATGCCATGCGCATGTTCTGTTTAGTCGGAGTTCTGTATGGGTCGGTCTCCTCTTCTGCATCATGAATTTAGACAAGCTAAGGTACAATGGATGAACTATGATAAATAATTGTTTCAGCCAATAGAAGCATGTCGACCTAAAATCATAATACTATTCATCCCAGAAAATTTGTTAGGTACAAAGGAAAATGTAATGCCTTAGAATGTTTCTAGTTATTAAAAAACTCTAGAGATTCCAAGACTAAACTAACAAAGAAAAAACAATGATAAAAAGCTATTAATATGACTCCTGGTCCACCAATACCCTTAATGTCAGATGTTAGATTTTGAAGACAACATCCGCCACCCCTACCTAGGAGCCCAATAGTGGCTTTTCCTCAGTTGCTCCCTTGGTGACTTTAACCGCCCTGATCGTTGATGGTGGATGACCCTTACCACACTAGGCTATCCCTTGAGCACCAAAATGCTATTGACAATCATTCCTACGCTTAAAAGGGACTCTTTGGGAAGGTAATTTACGCATTTCATATTGTTTGGCAACCATACGTATATAGGGAAAAAGGGGTTTTGTGTATAGATTtgcccaaaaaaaaagaaaacttaaCCACAATCTTACTTGTCTGCAATCTGATATCTTCCGGGAGGTGTAGATCACTCAATCAAAGTTCCGCTTGACACCAtgtgaagtttttgtttttga of the Nicotiana tabacum cultivar K326 chromosome 7, ASM71507v2, whole genome shotgun sequence genome contains:
- the LOC107813682 gene encoding metacaspase-1-like, yielding MMMLVNCSNCHTPLQLPPGARSIRCAICQAVTQLADPRTAPPPPPNQYNHPPPASSAAAAPPSPYNHAPPGPPPNAHGRKKAVIVGISYRYSRHELKGCLNDAKCMRHLLMNKFHFPESSILMLTEEETDPYRTPTKQNMRMALYWLVQGCQPGDSLLFHYSGHGSRQRNYNGDEVDGYDETLCPLDFETQGMIVDDEINATIVKPLPHGVKLHAIIDACHSGTVLDLPFLCRMSRSGQYVWEDHRPRSGIWKGTNGGEVISFSGCDDNQTSADTSALSKVTSTGAMTFCFIQAIERGHGTTYGSILTAMRNAIRQAGSSGGDFGGGAVTSLISMLLTGGSAGMGGGFSQEPQLTACQPFDVYAKPFSL